One window of Ziziphus jujuba cultivar Dongzao chromosome 5, ASM3175591v1 genomic DNA carries:
- the LOC107420239 gene encoding deoxyuridine 5'-triphosphate nucleotidohydrolase has product MAGKLGACVRGRPLTAVISVFKSNPISINVLKSAVYNKCPFRSNSFPRLLRKSHGEAANHISEFIEPAPKVRKSDQNGAAEVVALAQSPAQFFRVKKLSEKAVLPSRGSPFSAGYDLSSAMDIKVPARGKALVPTDLSIAVPEGTYARIAPRSGLAWKHSIDVGAGVIDADYRGPVGVILFNHSEVDFEVKVGDRVAQLIIEKIITPEVTEVEDLDSTGRGSGGFGSTGV; this is encoded by the exons ATGGCGGGAAAACTTGGCGCCTGTGTCCGAGGAAGACCATTAACAGCGGTAATTTCGGTGTTTAAATCCAACCCGATTTCTATCAACGTTCTAAAATCGGCCGTTTACAACAAATGCCCATTTCGTAGCAATTCTTTCCCTCGTCTTCTCAGAAAGTCTCATGGAGAAGCAGCCAACCACATCTCTGAATTCATAGAACCTGCGCCTAAGGTTCGCAAATCAGACCAGAACGGCGCCGCTGAAGTCGTAGCTTTGGCTCAGAGCCCAGCTCAGTTTTTCAGGGTGAAAAAGCTGTCTGAAAAGGCTGTATTGCCCTCGAGAGGCTCTCCTTTCTCTGCTGGTTATGATCTTTCCAG TGCGATGGACATTAAGGTTCCAGCCAGAGGAAAAGCTTTGGTTCCAACTGATTTGAGCATCGCAGTCCCTGAAGGAACCTATGCACGAATCG cACCGAGATCGGGCTTGGCGTGGAAGCATTCGATAGATGTGGGAGCGGGAGTGATCGATGCTGATTACAGGGGTCCAGTTGGGGTGATATTGTTCAACCATTCGGAGGTGGACTTTGAAGTGAAGGTGGGCGATAGGGTTGCCCAGCTGATCATTGAGAAGATCATTACGCCTGAGGTTACGGAGGTCGAGGATTTGGATTCAACTGGGAGGGGTAGCGGAGGTTTCGGATCTACAGGCGTTTGA
- the LOC107420191 gene encoding RING-H2 finger protein ATL72 — translation MISPQPPPSPPFPLLGIAALIFTYVVICYLVIDFVGEVEEDISETPSSKDEESSGLSLQELQKVPCFNYGVGRSLVCAVCLDGIEDGEKCRMFPVCSHVYHAYCIDLWLIRKLSCPTCRAPLNITARLHNV, via the coding sequence ATGATCTCTCCTCAGCCTCCTCCCTCTCCTCCGTTTCCTCTTCTTGGCATCGCCGCTCTAATTTTCACGTATGTTGTGATTTGCTACTTGGTTATTGACTTCGTCGGTGAAGTTGAAGAAGACATCAGCGAAACACCCTCAAGCAAGGATGAAGAGTCTTCAGGCTTATCCCTACAGGAGTTGCAGAAAGTCCCCTGTTTCAACTATGGGGTAGGTAGAAGCTTGGTTTGTGCGGTCTGTTTGGATGGTATTGAGGATGGCGAAAAGTGTAGGATGTTTCCTGTTTGTTCCCATGTGTATCATGCCTATTGTATTGATCTTTGGCTAATCAGGAAACTCTCATGTCCTACTTGTCGTGCACCATTGAACATCACTGCTCGTTTACACAATGTTTAA
- the LOC107420275 gene encoding glucose-6-phosphate isomerase, cytosolic 2B translates to MASSALICDTEPWKDLKAHVENIKKNHLRDLMDDVVRSQAMMVEYDGILLDYSRQQATLETIGKLFKLAEAANLKQKINLMFSGEHINSTENRAVLHVALRAPRDKVIQSDGKNVVSDVWSVLDKIKEFSERVRSGSWVGATGKALKDVVAVGIGGSFLGPLFVHTALQTDPEAIESARGRQLRFLANVDPIDVARNITGLNPETTLVVVVSKTFTTAETMLNARTLREWISATLGPSAVAKHMVAVSTNLALVEKFGIDPNNAFAFWDWVGGRYSVCSAVGVLPLSLQYGFSVVEKFLKGASSIDQHFNSAPYEKNIPVLLGLLSVWNVSFHGYPARAILPYSQALEKFAPHIQQVSMESNGKGVSIDGTPLPYETGEIDFGEPGTNGQHSFYQLIHQGRIIPCDFIGIVKSQQPVYLKGEVVSNHDELMSNFFAQPDALAYGKTAEQLQKENVQQHLIPHKTFSGNRPSLSILLPSLNAYNIGQLLAIYEHRIAVEGFIWGINSFDQWGVELGKSLANQVRKQLHASRTKGEPVEGFNFSTKMLLTKYLQASSDVPSDPPTLLPRI, encoded by the exons ATGGCTTCATCTGCTCTGATCTGTGACACTGAGCCTTGGAAGGACTTGAAG GCCCATGTTGAGAACATTAAAAAGAACCATTTACGTGATTTGATGGATGATGTTGTGCGCTCCCAAGCTATGATGGT TGAATATGATGGGATTCTGTTGGACTACTCACGGCAGCAGGCAACACTTGAAACCATTGGAAAGCTCTTTAAATTAGCAGAG GCAGCAAATCTCAAACAAAAGATTAACCTCATGTTTAGTGGAGAGCAT ATAAACAGCACTGAGAATAGAGCAGTACTTCATGTAGCTCTTCGTGCTCCGAGGGACAAAGTTATTCAGAGTGATGGAAAGAATGTGGTCTCAGATGTCTGGTCGGTTCTGGACAAGATCAAGGAGTTCTCAGAGAGGGTCCGCAGTGGTTCGTGG GTTGGAGCCACGGGAAAAGCACTGAAGGATGTTGTGGCTGTAGGAATTGGTGGCAGTTTCTTAGGTCCTCTGTTTGTGCACACTGCTCTTCAAACAG ATCCAGAGGCTATTGAATCAGCAAGAGGACGCCAACTCCGTTT TCTTGCTAATGTTGATCCCATTGATGTTGCTAGAAATATCACTGGGTTAAACCCTGAAACTACCCTTG TTGTGGTAGTTTCAAAGACTTTTACAACAGCTGAAACCATGTTGAATGCTCGGACCCTTAGGGAATGGATTTCAGCTACTCTTGG GCCTTCAGCAGTAGCAAAGCATATGGTTGCAGTCAGCACTAATCTTGCG CTTGTAGAAAAGTTTGGTATTGATCCTAATAATGCTTTTGCATTCTGGGACTGGGTTGGTGGCCGATATAGCG TTTGCAGTGCTGTTGGAGTTTTGCCTTTGTCTCTCCAGTATGGTTTCTCGGTTGTTGAGAA GTTCTTAAAAGGAGCTTCAAGCATTGATCAACATTTCAACTCGGCACCATATGAGAAAAATATACCT GTGCTTTTAGGCTTGTTAAGCGTATGGAATGTTTCATTTCATGGTTATCCTGCAAGA GCCATCCTACCTTACTCCCAAGCACTGGAGAAGTTTGCGCCACACATTCAACAG GTTAGCATGGAAAGTAATGGAAAAGGTGTATCAATTGATGGAACTCCACTTCCCTATGAGACTGGTGAAATTGACTTTGGGGAGCCTGGAACAAATGGTCAGCACAGCTTTTACCAATTAATTCACCAG GGACGCATTATTCCTTGTGATTTTATTGGCATCGTGAAGAGTCAGCAGCCTGTTTATCTGAAAG gtGAAGTGGTCAGTAACCATGATGAGCTCATGTCTAACTTTTTTGCACAGCCAGATGCCCTTGCATATGGGAAG ACAGCAGAACAGTTGCAAAAGGAGAATGTACAGCAGCATCTTATTCCTCACAAG ACATTTTCTGGAAATCGACCTTCACTCAGCATTTTGCTTCCATCTTTGAATGCTTACAATATTGGACAG CTGTTGGCAATCTATGAACACAGGATTGCTGTGGAAGGTTTCATATGGGGCATTAATTCTTTTGACCAGTGGGGAGTTGAATTAGGAAAG TCACTAGCTAATCAAGTTAGAAAGCAACTTCATGCATCTCGTACCAAAGGAGAACCTGTTGAGGGCTTTAACTTCAGTACCAAAATGTTGTTAACAAAATACCTACAG GCAAGTTCAGATGTTCCTTCTGATCCTCCAACCCTTCTACCCAGGATATAG
- the LOC125423042 gene encoding protein LIKE COV 3-like yields MSSRERERERDLELLIPVASGSSENGGSKSSSPSATPTTTPGHHSSREAFSKVIRSWASKKFMSGCVILLPIAITFYITWGFVHFVDGFFSPIYNHLGINIFGLGFVTSITFIFLVGIFMSSWLGASVLTLGEWFIKKMPLVSYIYSASKQISAAISPDQSSNAFKEVAIIRHPRIGEYAFGFITSTVILQRSTGDEELCCIYVPSNHLYIGDIFLINCKDILRPNLSVREGIEIVISGGMTMPQVLTTVEAQAIPQGRIGSFAVSKG; encoded by the exons atgtcgagtagagagagggagagggagagggatCTAGAGCTCCTCATACCAGTCGCATCAGGAAGCTCTGAAAATGGAGGCTCCAAATCCTCCTCTCCATCGGCTACGCCAACTACTACCCCGGGCCATCACTCTAGCCGAGAG GCATTCTCTAAGGTCATTAGGAGTTGGGCTTCAAAAAAGTTTATGTCCGGATG TGTCATTCTTCTTCCAATAGCCATCACATTCTACATAACGTGGGGTTTCGTTCACTTTGTCGATGGTTTCTTCTCCCCAATCTATAATCATCTGGGGATCAATATTTTTG GTCTCGGATTTGTTACCTCCATCACCTTCATATTCTTGGTTGGTATTTTCATGTCATCCTGGTTAGGAGCTTCTGTTCTCACTCTTGGGGAATGGTTCATTAAGAAAATGCCTCTTGTAAGTTATATCTATTCAGCCTCGAAGCAAATAAGTGCAGCAATATCACCAG ATCAGAGCTCTAATGCTTTCAAAGAAGTGGCAATTATAAGGCATCCACGTATTGGGGAGTATGCATTCGGATTTATCACTTCCACGGTTATTCTTCAGAGAAGCACAGGCGATGAAGAACTCTGCTGCATTTATGTGCCTTCAAACCACCTTTACATTGGAGATATATTTCTTATCAATTGCAAGGACATATTACGACCCAATCTGTCTGTCCGAGAAGGAATTG AAATTGTCATCTCAGGAGGTATGACAATGCCCCAGGTATTGACGACAGTGGAAGCACAAGCCATTCCTCAGGGAAGAATTGGCAGCTTTGCAGTGTCAAAAGGATGA
- the LOC107420213 gene encoding glucan endo-1,3-beta-glucosidase 7, which produces MLPLTSASFLFSFLLVVSLANSQSFIGVNYGQVADNLPPPSATAKLLQSTSIQKVRLYGSDPAIIKALANTDIGIVIGAANGDIPALASDPNFAKNWVNTNVVPFYPASKIILITVGNEVMTSNDQNLVTQLVPAIKNVQNALDSASLGGKIKVSTVHSMAVLRQSEPPSSGRFHPGMDSVMKELLGFNNATGSPFAINPYPYFAYTSDSRPETLAFCLFQPNSGRFDPNTNIRYMNMFDAQLDGVRSALNSLRFKDVEIVVAETGWPYKGDSNEVGPSLENAKAYNGNLIAHLRSKVGTPLMPGKSVDTYLFALYDEDLKPGPASERAFGLFKPDLSMTYDVGLSKSTNQAPPVASPKTPVNNPSPKTPVNNPAPKPQKKAVWCVPKAGVSDAQLQANLDYVCGHGVDCSAIQPGGACFEPNTVASHAAYAMNLLYQTAGRNPWNCDFVQTATISSNNPSYNGCIYPSGST; this is translated from the exons ATGCTTCCTCTtacttcagcttctttccttttTAGCTTCTTACTGGTTGTTAGCCTCGCAA ACTCTCAATCATTCATCGGCGTGAACTATGGCCAAGTCGCTGACAACCTCCCGCCACCATCAGCCACCGCGAAGCTACTCCAATCCACCTCAATCCAGAAGGTCCGACTGTACGGATCCGACCCGGCCATCATCAAAGCCCTAGCGAACACCGACATCGGAATCGTCATCGGCGCCGCGAACGGTGACATCCCGGCGCTCGCATCCGACCCGAATTTCGCCAAGAACTGGGTCAACACCAACGTCGTCCCCTTCTACCCGGCGAGCAAGATCATCTTGATCACCGTCGGCAACGAGGTCATGACTTCCAACGACCAGAACCTGGTGACTCAGCTGGTTCCGGCGATCAAGAACGTCCAGAACGCGCTCGATTCCGCATCCTTAGGCGGGAAAATCAAGGTATCCACCGTACATTCCATGGCGGTGCTCAGGCAATCGGAGCCACCGTCTTCTGGAAGATTCCACCCAGGTATGGACTCTGTGATGAAGGAGCTGCTAGGGTTTAACAACGCCACCGGTTCGCCATTCGCGATAAACCCGTACCCTTACTTCGCTTACACGAGCGATTCGAGACCCGAGACGTTGGCATTTTGTCTTTTCCAACCCAACTCGGGGCGGTTCGACCCGAACACAAATATCAGGTACATGAATATGTTCGATGCGCAGTTGGATGGGGTGAGATCCGCGTTGAATTCTTTGCGCTTCAAGGACGTTGAGATAGTGGTTGCCGAAACGGGCTGGCCCTACAAAGGAGACAGCAACGAGGTGGGCCCAAGTTTAGAGAATGCCAAAGCCTATAACGGTAACTTGATTGCACATCTTCGTTCCAAAGTTGGAACTCCACTCATGCCTGGGAAATCGGTGGACACCTACCTCTTCGCTTTATATGACGAGGACTTGAAGCCTGGTCCTGCTTCCGAGAGAGCCTTTGGGTTATTCAAGCCTGACCTTTCCATGACTTACGATGTTGGTCTCTCTAAGAGCACTAACCAG GCTCCTCCAGTAGCTTCACCAAAAACCCCAGTGAATAATCCATCACCAAAAACCCCGGTGAACAATCCAGCGCCAAAGCCCCAGAAAAAGGCCGTGTGGTGTGTGCCTAAGGCTGGAGTATCAGACGCTCAATTGCAAGCAAACCTGGATTATGTTTGTGGACATGGGGTTGACTGCAGCGCAATTCAACCTGGCGGTGCTTGTTTTGAACCAAACACGGTAGCATCGCACGCTGCTTATGCCATGAACCTTCTCTATCAAACTGCTGGTCGGAATCCATGGAATTGTGATTTCGTACAGACTGCCACAATCTCCTCCAACAACCCCA GTTACAATGGATGCATTTACCCTTCTGGAAGTACCTGA